One region of Streptomyces davaonensis JCM 4913 genomic DNA includes:
- a CDS encoding FAD/NAD(P)-binding protein: protein MTTRQHTVCVIGAGPRGLSVIERLCAAARAAAPDTAIGIHVVDPHAPGAGQVWRTSQSAHLLMNTVAGQISVFTDASVELTGPLEPGPSLHAWAEALLAGDIPGHYPDQVLDEARALGPDTYPTRAFYGHYLRWAFDRTVAGAPDCVTVTWHRSRAVALDDEAVALATGHPPRQRVTLEDGEVLEHLDAVVLSQGHLPARPTAVEEQFAALAREHGHTHLPPANPADTELECVQPGQPVLLRGLGLNFFDYMALLTTGRGGSFTRVYGRLVYLPSGREPRMYAGSRRGVPYQARGENEKGPHGRHEPLLLTPARIARLQAARGTDGADFQRDVWPLVAKEVETVYYRTLLTARGRGDRAESFQRAFLRALPGTSAEETVLDAYEIGEKDRWDWDRLSRPYQDQEFGSPEDFTAWLLDHLREDVAEARSGNVSGPLKAALDVLRDLRNEIRLVVDHGGLHGDSHREHLDRWYTPLNAFLSIGPPASRIEEAAALIEAGVLHIIGPDLRVDVDRQGFHAHSPLVPGSRISAEVLIEARLPDITLSRTEDPLLRRLLDSGQCATHRIATRNGTWIYTEGVAVTPRPFQLLDAARRPHPRRYAFGVPTESVHWVTAAGIRPGVNSVTLTDSDAIAQAALGAVLEQRDSLERTAA from the coding sequence ATGACCACCAGACAGCACACCGTGTGCGTGATCGGCGCGGGACCGCGGGGTCTCTCCGTGATCGAGCGGCTCTGCGCCGCCGCCCGTGCCGCCGCCCCCGACACCGCGATCGGCATCCACGTCGTCGACCCGCACGCGCCCGGCGCCGGCCAGGTCTGGCGCACCAGCCAGTCCGCGCACCTGCTGATGAACACGGTGGCCGGACAGATCTCGGTGTTCACCGACGCCAGCGTCGAGCTGACCGGCCCCCTGGAACCGGGCCCCAGCCTGCACGCCTGGGCCGAGGCCCTGCTCGCCGGGGACATCCCCGGCCACTACCCCGACCAAGTCCTCGACGAGGCCCGCGCGTTGGGCCCCGACACCTACCCCACCCGCGCCTTCTACGGCCACTACTTGCGCTGGGCCTTCGACCGTACGGTCGCGGGCGCCCCGGACTGCGTGACCGTCACCTGGCACCGGTCCCGCGCGGTCGCCCTGGACGACGAGGCCGTGGCCCTCGCCACCGGTCATCCGCCGCGCCAGCGGGTCACGTTGGAGGACGGCGAGGTCCTGGAGCACCTCGACGCGGTCGTCCTGTCCCAGGGCCACCTGCCCGCCCGGCCGACCGCGGTGGAGGAGCAGTTCGCCGCACTGGCCCGCGAGCACGGCCACACCCACCTCCCGCCCGCCAACCCCGCCGACACCGAACTGGAGTGCGTCCAGCCGGGCCAGCCCGTGCTGCTGCGCGGCCTCGGCCTGAACTTCTTCGACTACATGGCCCTGCTCACCACCGGCCGCGGCGGCAGCTTCACCCGCGTCTACGGCCGCCTGGTCTACCTGCCCTCCGGCCGCGAGCCCCGGATGTACGCCGGCTCCCGGCGCGGCGTGCCCTACCAGGCGCGCGGCGAGAACGAGAAAGGCCCGCACGGCCGGCACGAGCCGCTGCTGCTCACCCCGGCTCGGATCGCCCGCCTGCAGGCCGCGCGCGGCACCGACGGCGCCGACTTCCAGCGGGACGTGTGGCCGCTGGTCGCCAAGGAGGTCGAGACCGTCTACTACCGGACGCTGCTGACCGCCCGCGGCCGCGGCGACCGCGCGGAGTCGTTCCAGCGGGCCTTCCTGCGCGCGCTGCCGGGCACGTCCGCGGAGGAGACGGTGCTCGACGCGTACGAGATCGGGGAGAAGGACCGCTGGGACTGGGACCGGCTCTCCCGGCCGTACCAGGACCAGGAGTTCGGCAGCCCGGAGGACTTCACGGCCTGGCTCCTGGACCATCTGCGCGAGGACGTCGCCGAGGCCCGCAGCGGCAATGTGAGCGGTCCGCTCAAGGCGGCCCTCGACGTGCTGCGCGATCTGCGCAACGAGATCCGGCTGGTCGTCGACCACGGCGGGCTGCACGGCGACTCCCACCGCGAGCACCTGGACCGCTGGTACACGCCGCTGAACGCGTTCCTGTCCATCGGGCCGCCCGCGTCCCGCATCGAGGAGGCGGCCGCGCTGATCGAGGCGGGCGTGCTGCACATCATCGGCCCCGACCTGCGCGTCGACGTCGACCGGCAGGGCTTCCACGCCCACTCGCCGCTGGTGCCGGGCTCTCGGATCAGCGCCGAGGTGCTGATCGAGGCGCGGCTGCCCGACATCACGCTCAGCCGCACCGAGGACCCGCTGCTGCGGCGGCTGCTGGACAGCGGCCAGTGCGCCACGCACCGGATCGCCACCCGCAACGGCACCTGGATCTACACCGAGGGCGTCGCGGTCACCCCGCGCCCCTTCCAGCTCCTGGACGCCGCCCGGCGCCCGCACCCGCGCCGGTACGCCTTCGGCGTCCCCACGGAGTCGGTGCACTGGGTGACGGCGGCGGGCATCCGGCCCGGCGTCAACTCGGTCACCCTGACCGACTCCGACGCGATCGCGCAGGCGGCGCTGGGGGCGGTGCTGGAACAGCGGGACAGCCTGGAGCGGACAGCCGCCTGA
- a CDS encoding 4'-phosphopantetheinyl transferase family protein: MSAVLPAPVSVSASGDPEPVDLAAVTALFEPRVIAAQAHTGELDFAQLPEPTRRLLRGYTAPLRRETFTAGRLAAARATAALTGMPRWLSADARGAPSWPYGVAGSLSHTNRVALCVTGPADGVGLGIDIEPLETGAELLSALHYVCTPEERERLRDVPDPARAVLRLFCVKEALYKALPPDTQDGVSFQSVDLEWEEPRAGRDPGEPVLLRVARGPAPGTEGRCAVVGSRMIAAVALRRPPDSRTRPERTGPDRARPEPRLDPSIPQDGQQT; this comes from the coding sequence GTGAGCGCCGTGCTCCCGGCCCCGGTGTCGGTGTCGGCGAGCGGTGACCCCGAGCCCGTCGACCTGGCCGCGGTGACGGCCCTGTTCGAGCCGCGCGTGATCGCGGCGCAGGCGCACACCGGCGAGCTGGATTTCGCCCAACTGCCCGAGCCCACCCGGCGGTTGCTGCGCGGCTACACCGCCCCGCTGCGCCGCGAGACCTTCACCGCGGGCCGGCTCGCCGCGGCCCGCGCCACCGCCGCACTGACCGGGATGCCCCGGTGGCTGAGCGCGGACGCGCGCGGGGCGCCGAGCTGGCCGTACGGAGTGGCCGGTTCGCTCAGCCACACCAACCGGGTCGCCCTGTGCGTGACCGGGCCCGCCGACGGCGTCGGGCTCGGCATCGACATCGAACCCCTGGAGACGGGCGCGGAGTTGCTCTCCGCCCTGCACTACGTGTGCACCCCCGAGGAGCGCGAGCGGCTGCGCGACGTGCCCGACCCGGCCCGTGCCGTGCTGCGGCTGTTCTGCGTCAAGGAGGCCCTGTACAAGGCGCTGCCGCCGGACACCCAGGACGGCGTCTCCTTCCAGTCCGTCGACCTGGAGTGGGAGGAGCCGCGGGCCGGGCGGGACCCGGGCGAGCCGGTCCTGCTGCGCGTGGCGCGCGGCCCGGCGCCCGGCACCGAGGGCCGCTGTGCCGTGGTCGGCAGCCGCATGATCGCGGCGGTCGCCCTGCGCCGGCCGCCCGATTCCCGTACCCGCCCCGAACGTACCGGCCCCGATCGTGCTCGCCCCGAACCCCGCCTCGATCCCTCTATCCCGCAGGACGGACAGCAGACATGA
- a CDS encoding anthranilate synthase component I: MPQLETSRPRTGRAAPSGRWTTPVGVEIVRTTELLGSAAALRTALEDTLDERRGMLLFRGPDRIIGYTDPPVEITATGQEIRATALNARGRVLLPALLALFSRAIGPGGRAEADGDTLRVRGGVPDGTFAEEDRTRQVGVFAAIRSVVEGLALPDDQLLGLYGAFGYDLIFQVDPVALGQQRGAADRDMVLHLPDTVYELDLKADEAIRHDYEFRVGASRTDGLDRATPARPFVPATEAPERDHAPGEYARVVEQARPLFRSGDLFEVVPSQSFHRVVQRPPSRLFRTLRERNPAPHSLLMNLAQDEYLVGASPEMFVRVTPRGAAGALVETSPISGTIARGRDALEDAERIRTLLNSSKDEHELTMCTDVDRNDKSRVCLPGTVQVTARRRIEKYSTLIHTVDRVEGVLRPDRDALDAFLAHLWAVTVTGAPKLSAIEFIERHERSPRRWYGGAVGRIGFDGGLDTVLTLRTIHLHDGVATVRAGATLLHDSSPEDEELETELKAKALLGVLDEPAAVVRPARVSVDEGPGAGRRILLVDHRDSFVHCLAGYLRETGAEVGTYRSGGHLPLLAEQRPDLVVLSPGPGTPSDFGTAATLAEAERLGIPVFGVCLGLQGIVEYLGGTLGVLPEPVHGKPSRVRRTEADSMLLDGLPKSFTVGRYHSLYADPATLPDSLRVTAATEDGRVAMAVEAPRHQFAAVQFHPESIMTNAGHTGRQVVHNAVAHLTRTPIGALR, translated from the coding sequence ATGCCCCAGCTGGAAACCTCCCGGCCGCGTACCGGTCGGGCAGCCCCGTCCGGGCGGTGGACCACGCCCGTCGGAGTCGAGATCGTCCGCACCACCGAGCTCCTCGGCTCCGCCGCCGCTCTGCGTACCGCCCTGGAGGACACCCTCGACGAGCGCCGCGGCATGCTGCTGTTCCGCGGCCCGGACCGGATCATCGGCTACACCGACCCGCCGGTGGAGATCACCGCGACCGGCCAGGAGATACGGGCCACCGCCCTCAACGCCCGCGGCCGAGTCCTGCTCCCCGCGCTCCTGGCACTGTTCTCCCGCGCGATCGGACCCGGCGGTCGCGCCGAGGCCGACGGTGACACCCTGCGCGTGCGCGGCGGCGTCCCGGACGGCACCTTCGCCGAGGAGGACCGCACCCGTCAGGTCGGCGTCTTCGCCGCGATCAGGTCCGTCGTCGAGGGGCTCGCCCTCCCCGACGACCAACTGCTCGGCCTCTACGGCGCCTTCGGCTACGACCTGATCTTCCAGGTCGACCCGGTGGCGCTCGGCCAGCAGCGGGGCGCCGCGGACCGGGACATGGTGCTGCACCTGCCCGACACCGTCTACGAACTCGACCTCAAGGCCGATGAGGCGATCCGGCACGACTACGAGTTCCGCGTCGGCGCCTCCCGCACCGACGGCCTCGACCGCGCCACCCCGGCCCGCCCCTTCGTGCCCGCCACCGAGGCCCCCGAGCGGGACCACGCGCCCGGCGAGTACGCCCGGGTCGTGGAGCAGGCCCGTCCGCTCTTCCGCTCCGGCGACCTGTTCGAGGTCGTGCCCAGCCAGTCCTTCCACCGCGTCGTCCAGCGCCCGCCGTCCCGGCTCTTCCGCACCCTGCGCGAGCGCAACCCCGCCCCGCACAGCCTGCTGATGAACCTCGCCCAGGACGAGTACCTGGTCGGCGCCTCCCCGGAGATGTTCGTCCGGGTCACCCCGCGCGGCGCGGCCGGCGCCCTGGTGGAGACCTCCCCGATCAGCGGCACCATCGCCCGCGGCCGGGACGCCCTGGAGGACGCCGAGCGGATCCGTACGCTGCTCAACTCCTCCAAGGACGAGCACGAGTTGACCATGTGCACGGACGTCGACCGCAACGACAAGTCCCGGGTCTGCCTGCCCGGCACCGTCCAGGTCACCGCCCGCCGCCGGATCGAGAAGTACTCCACCCTCATCCACACCGTCGACCGCGTCGAGGGCGTACTGCGCCCCGACCGGGACGCCCTGGACGCCTTCCTCGCCCACCTGTGGGCGGTCACCGTCACCGGGGCGCCCAAGCTCTCCGCGATCGAGTTCATCGAGCGGCACGAGCGCTCCCCGCGCCGCTGGTACGGGGGAGCGGTGGGCCGGATCGGCTTCGACGGCGGCCTCGACACCGTCCTGACCCTGCGCACCATCCACCTCCACGACGGCGTGGCCACGGTCCGGGCCGGCGCCACCCTGCTGCACGACTCCTCGCCCGAGGACGAGGAGCTGGAGACCGAGCTGAAGGCGAAGGCCCTGCTCGGCGTCCTGGACGAGCCCGCCGCGGTCGTACGCCCGGCCCGGGTGAGCGTCGACGAGGGGCCCGGTGCCGGACGCCGGATCCTGCTCGTCGACCACCGTGACTCCTTCGTGCACTGCCTCGCCGGGTATCTGCGCGAGACCGGCGCCGAGGTCGGGACGTACCGCAGCGGCGGTCATCTGCCCCTGCTGGCGGAGCAGCGCCCCGACCTGGTGGTGCTCTCGCCGGGCCCCGGCACCCCGTCCGACTTCGGCACCGCCGCCACCCTTGCCGAGGCCGAGCGGCTCGGTATCCCCGTCTTCGGCGTCTGCCTCGGCCTCCAGGGCATCGTCGAGTACCTCGGCGGCACCCTCGGTGTGCTGCCCGAGCCGGTGCACGGCAAGCCCTCCCGGGTCCGGCGCACCGAGGCCGACTCGATGCTGCTGGACGGGCTGCCCAAGAGCTTCACCGTGGGCCGCTACCACTCCCTCTACGCCGACCCGGCCACCCTGCCCGACTCCCTGCGGGTCACGGCGGCCACCGAGGACGGGCGGGTCGCGATGGCGGTCGAGGCGCCCCGGCACCAGTTCGCCGCGGTCCAGTTCCACCCCGAGTCGATCATGACGAACGCCGGGCACACCGGCCGCCAGGTCGTACACAACGCGGTCGCCCACCTGACCCGTACCCCGATCGGAGCCCTGCGGTGA
- a CDS encoding FAD-dependent monooxygenase, producing the protein MRVACIGAGPGGLMLALLLRRLGGHEVDVFERSPAGATYGFGVVFSRFSLARLRRAAPDVVAALLDRGARWDDVEVRRDGERITSSGHGFAAVERRALLTAMTELAEQAGARLHFDTEADAADLLGRYDVVVAADGSGSRTRTAYAGEFGAEVAPGSGRYAWFAVDRAFDAMTFLFADSEYGPVGAHVYPYGPDRSTFLVELGEEAWQRSGFTEGSTKPPGWNDEQAMEFCAEVFAEHLRGAKLLGNGSRWLMFPKISSARWSTGRLVGLGDAVHTAHFSVGSGTTMALEDAVELARRLAEHEEGDDLDATLTAYEANRRPIVESVQQAAWASQRMWSHAEEHRSLDPATLMLRLLTRTGQSSADVLLRLDPQLAKIGDGVTALPDGPVPTLVESAERPGTAVLLGHDSPALITTDADATAVREAGERLRALRFERPDAALGLLVRAPAPAEEPVARLVDSVAALAAAVPVDVVAVAPGTELPAADRTARSALAERLTATGTRTAYVCRPNELSQGWTHVRSGRAAEVWTTESPLP; encoded by the coding sequence GTGCGAGTCGCCTGCATAGGCGCGGGGCCCGGCGGTCTGATGCTGGCCCTGCTGCTGCGCCGCCTCGGCGGCCACGAGGTCGATGTCTTCGAACGCAGCCCGGCCGGTGCCACGTACGGCTTCGGAGTCGTCTTCTCCCGCTTCAGCCTGGCCCGGCTGCGCCGCGCCGCCCCCGATGTGGTCGCCGCCCTGCTGGACCGCGGCGCCCGCTGGGACGACGTGGAGGTGCGCCGCGACGGTGAGCGGATCACCTCCTCCGGCCACGGTTTCGCCGCGGTCGAACGGCGCGCCCTGCTCACCGCGATGACCGAGCTGGCGGAACAGGCCGGTGCCCGGCTGCACTTCGACACCGAGGCCGACGCCGCCGACCTGCTCGGGCGCTACGACGTGGTGGTCGCGGCGGACGGCTCCGGCAGCCGCACCCGGACCGCGTACGCCGGCGAGTTCGGGGCCGAGGTCGCCCCCGGCTCGGGGCGGTACGCCTGGTTCGCGGTGGACCGTGCCTTCGACGCGATGACGTTCCTCTTCGCGGACAGCGAGTACGGCCCGGTCGGCGCCCACGTGTACCCGTACGGGCCGGACCGCTCGACGTTCCTGGTCGAGCTGGGCGAGGAGGCGTGGCAGCGGTCCGGTTTCACGGAGGGCAGCACCAAGCCGCCCGGGTGGAACGACGAGCAGGCCATGGAGTTCTGCGCCGAGGTGTTCGCCGAGCATCTGCGCGGGGCGAAGCTGCTCGGCAACGGCTCGCGCTGGCTGATGTTCCCGAAGATCTCCAGCGCCCGCTGGTCCACCGGCCGCCTGGTGGGGCTCGGCGACGCCGTCCACACCGCGCACTTCTCCGTCGGCTCGGGCACCACCATGGCCCTGGAGGACGCGGTCGAACTGGCCCGGCGGCTCGCCGAGCACGAGGAGGGCGACGACCTCGACGCGACCCTCACCGCGTACGAGGCGAACCGTCGGCCGATCGTGGAGTCCGTGCAGCAGGCCGCCTGGGCGAGCCAGAGGATGTGGTCCCACGCCGAGGAACACCGGTCCCTGGACCCGGCCACGCTTATGCTCCGCCTGCTGACCCGCACCGGCCAGTCCTCCGCGGACGTGCTGCTGCGGCTCGATCCGCAACTCGCGAAGATCGGCGACGGGGTGACGGCGCTGCCGGACGGTCCGGTACCCACGCTGGTCGAGTCCGCCGAGCGCCCCGGCACCGCGGTGCTCCTCGGTCACGACAGCCCGGCGCTGATCACGACGGACGCCGACGCCACGGCCGTACGAGAAGCCGGTGAGCGGCTGCGGGCGCTGCGGTTCGAACGGCCCGACGCCGCCCTCGGGTTGCTGGTCCGGGCCCCGGCGCCCGCGGAGGAGCCGGTGGCCCGCTTGGTCGACTCGGTCGCCGCGCTGGCCGCCGCCGTACCCGTCGATGTCGTCGCCGTCGCTCCGGGCACAGAACTCCCCGCCGCCGACCGCACCGCCCGCTCGGCGCTGGCCGAACGCCTGACGGCAACCGGCACACGCACCGCCTACGTGTGCCGCCCGAACGAACTGAGCCAGGGCTGGACCCACGTCCGCTCAGGCCGCGCCGCCGAGGTCTGGACGACGGAGTCCCCTCTGCCGTAG